From a region of the Mycobacterium sp. SMC-8 genome:
- a CDS encoding polyketide synthase gives MTDDPVVIVGMAVEAPGGVQDTDDYWSLLAEQREALTPFPTDRGWSLPALLAGSRRDGFKPIHNLGGFLRGAGHFDPEFFGISRREAVAMDPQQRVALRVAWRALESAGINPDDLDGHDAGCYVGASDMRYGPAMDEFSHHSGHLITGTSLGVISGRIAYLLGLAGPAMTVDTSCSSALSALHIAVQGLRSGDCDLALAGGVCVMGSPGYFVEFSKQHALSDDGHCRPYSAHASGTVWAEGAGMFVLQRRSAALRDRRRIVAEVLASCVNSDGRSVGLTAPSREAQTRLFRRALATAGIDVDSVGMVEGHGTGTRLGDRTELTSLAATYGAGTPGRGPLLGSVKSNVGHTQAAAGALGLAKVLLAADHAAIPATLHVDDPSREIDWQSTGLRLATKLTPWRAVDGTRTGAVSAFGMSGTNTHVVVAVPESAQGWPA, from the coding sequence ATGACCGATGACCCCGTCGTCATCGTCGGGATGGCGGTCGAGGCGCCGGGCGGTGTGCAGGACACAGACGACTACTGGAGCCTGCTCGCCGAACAGCGGGAGGCGCTGACCCCGTTCCCGACCGACCGGGGCTGGTCGTTGCCGGCGCTGCTGGCCGGCTCGCGGCGGGACGGCTTCAAACCGATTCACAATCTGGGCGGATTTCTGCGCGGTGCAGGGCATTTCGACCCCGAGTTCTTCGGCATCTCGCGCCGGGAGGCCGTTGCCATGGATCCGCAACAGCGCGTCGCGCTGCGCGTCGCGTGGCGCGCGCTGGAGAGCGCGGGAATCAACCCCGACGACCTCGACGGCCACGACGCCGGGTGCTACGTCGGCGCCTCGGACATGCGGTACGGGCCCGCGATGGACGAGTTCTCCCACCACAGCGGCCATCTGATCACCGGGACCTCGCTCGGAGTCATCTCCGGCCGCATCGCCTACCTCCTGGGTCTGGCGGGTCCGGCGATGACCGTCGACACCTCGTGCTCATCGGCCCTGTCCGCACTGCACATCGCCGTGCAGGGGCTGCGGTCCGGCGACTGCGACCTGGCCCTGGCCGGCGGAGTGTGCGTGATGGGTTCACCGGGCTACTTCGTGGAGTTCTCCAAACAGCACGCGTTGTCCGACGACGGGCACTGCCGGCCCTACAGCGCGCACGCCAGCGGCACGGTGTGGGCCGAAGGCGCCGGAATGTTCGTGCTGCAACGGAGATCGGCCGCGCTGCGGGACCGCCGCCGGATCGTGGCCGAGGTACTGGCCAGTTGCGTGAACTCCGACGGCAGATCGGTCGGGCTCACCGCTCCCAGCCGCGAGGCCCAGACCCGGCTGTTCCGGCGTGCTCTGGCCACCGCCGGTATCGACGTCGACAGCGTGGGCATGGTGGAAGGCCACGGCACCGGAACCCGACTGGGGGACCGCACCGAGCTCACCTCGCTGGCCGCCACGTACGGAGCCGGGACGCCCGGGAGGGGCCCGTTGCTCGGCTCGGTCAAGTCCAACGTGGGACACACGCAGGCGGCCGCCGGTGCGCTCGGCCTGGCCAAGGTGCTGTTGGCCGCCGATCACGCCGCCATCCCCGCCACGTTGCACGTCGACGACCCGAGTCGCGAGATCGATTGGCAGAGCACGGGTTTACGGTTGGCCACCAAGCTGACGCCGTGGCGTGCCGTCGACGGGACGCGCACGGGCGCGGTGTCGGCGTTCGGGATGAGCGGCACCAACACCCACGTCGTCGTCGCGGTGCCCGAGTCGGCGCAGGGTTGGCCCGCGTGA
- the mbtD gene encoding mycobactin polyketide synthase MbtD gives MPAGWLPDGRIAVALSAHDEALLPVAARDILDYLGRKPCDPAQVAAQLVRTRRPRRHRAVVRAADHDELTAGLLALAEGREHPSVTHAAGRAAGRTAFVYPGQGTQWPGMGAQPFRELPAYRDEADRLGAAFVAAGLTSPLPFLVGGDAAPGPVSHLELQAAQFVHSVALTAVWRSCGIVPDLTVGHSLGEVAAAYVAETVTLADAVSVLAARAAAIAAIPGDNGVAVLGVDTDEAAELIGATDGWLELSAVNAQTSVAVSGERSAVTAAVAAARARGRFAKELAMSFPAHTTAMEAQREDLCRRLPESVFADSPVQFVGSATGQAVAPGTEFGDYWYANLRNTIRFDRAVRTAIGLGAGVFVEMSAHPSLLFAVEDGIERAGAAAAVLVGSGHRDESVRDALSANIVTVAAADPAYHWGDLLTGRPEPLYGFPGAPMRAEHLWAEPEPLPALPQLAVSGETWRPHRPGRATATPRRKIAVVETGSATPVAAALRHAVAEHDRAVLTDPTDADLVIAVAPAFGDRDAAGAVDGLSCAVDTGLLGYPDTFGARCRDVWLVTAGAESTTAADPLPDLAQAGLAAMHRCIGFEHPDQNFHHLDLPAGATAGIGAVDVMLDATGELALRGDGAVYQRSLGDASAAQPWELSSGALDNVVITGGSGAIGLSYARFLAARGARRIVLLSRRGVDPALVNDLGTEIIAPACDLRDSRRLAATAADVAGGPASLVIHAAGTAIFADRTGTTGAALADMAAAKIVGLEALTRTWPMRDDARILLCSSVTGVWGGKGVGGYAAANRMLDVMAARLRAEGRHCTAVRFGLWEGSGIVDAAEIARVERTGLRQMSPQLAVEASLADFSGDPLVLAADPERMRTFFGETPVQTSGETDTAAGSTPMAPPEAVRSQLAAVLGADCAALDLDSSLFDLGVDSLLALDLRKRLKRLTGHTVPLATLLGGITGTDLIAGLSEKVNSFQ, from the coding sequence ATGCCGGCCGGCTGGTTGCCCGACGGGCGGATCGCCGTCGCGCTCAGCGCCCACGACGAGGCGCTGCTGCCTGTCGCCGCCCGTGACATCCTCGACTACCTGGGGCGAAAGCCGTGTGATCCCGCGCAGGTGGCCGCCCAGCTGGTGCGTACCCGGCGGCCGCGCCGCCACCGCGCGGTCGTGCGCGCCGCGGATCACGACGAACTGACCGCTGGTCTGCTGGCGCTCGCCGAGGGACGCGAGCACCCGTCGGTGACGCACGCGGCAGGACGGGCCGCGGGCCGGACCGCGTTCGTGTATCCCGGGCAGGGCACCCAGTGGCCGGGCATGGGCGCGCAGCCCTTCCGCGAGCTGCCGGCCTACCGTGACGAAGCCGACCGGCTGGGTGCGGCGTTCGTCGCGGCCGGGCTGACGTCCCCGCTGCCGTTCCTCGTCGGCGGCGATGCGGCGCCGGGCCCGGTCTCGCACCTGGAACTGCAGGCCGCACAGTTCGTGCACTCCGTCGCGCTGACGGCGGTATGGCGCTCGTGTGGCATCGTGCCGGACCTGACCGTCGGGCACAGTCTCGGCGAGGTCGCGGCGGCCTACGTCGCCGAAACCGTCACCCTCGCCGACGCGGTGAGCGTGCTCGCCGCAAGGGCGGCGGCGATCGCGGCCATCCCGGGTGACAACGGCGTCGCGGTCCTTGGCGTGGACACCGACGAAGCCGCCGAGCTGATCGGCGCCACCGACGGCTGGCTGGAGTTGTCCGCGGTCAACGCGCAGACCTCGGTCGCGGTGTCGGGAGAGCGGTCCGCGGTCACCGCGGCCGTGGCGGCCGCCCGTGCCCGCGGCCGGTTCGCCAAGGAGCTGGCGATGAGTTTCCCGGCGCACACCACCGCGATGGAAGCCCAGCGTGAGGACCTGTGCCGGCGGTTACCGGAATCGGTGTTCGCCGACTCGCCGGTGCAGTTCGTCGGGTCGGCGACCGGACAGGCCGTCGCCCCCGGCACCGAGTTCGGCGACTATTGGTATGCCAACCTGCGCAACACGATCCGGTTCGACCGGGCCGTGCGGACGGCCATCGGGCTGGGCGCCGGCGTTTTCGTCGAAATGTCTGCGCACCCGTCACTGCTGTTCGCCGTTGAAGACGGCATCGAACGCGCCGGCGCTGCGGCGGCGGTGCTCGTCGGCTCCGGACACCGCGACGAGTCCGTGCGCGACGCGTTGTCTGCCAATATCGTCACCGTCGCGGCCGCCGACCCCGCTTATCACTGGGGCGACCTTCTGACCGGCCGGCCCGAGCCGCTGTACGGCTTTCCGGGTGCGCCGATGCGCGCCGAGCACCTATGGGCCGAGCCCGAGCCGCTGCCGGCGCTGCCGCAACTGGCCGTAAGCGGTGAGACCTGGCGGCCGCACCGCCCCGGCCGCGCCACGGCGACACCGCGCCGCAAGATCGCAGTGGTCGAGACCGGTTCTGCCACACCGGTGGCCGCGGCGCTCCGGCACGCCGTCGCCGAGCACGACCGCGCCGTGCTGACCGACCCGACGGACGCCGATCTGGTGATCGCGGTCGCACCCGCGTTCGGTGACCGTGACGCCGCCGGGGCCGTCGACGGGCTGTCCTGCGCCGTCGACACCGGCCTGCTCGGCTACCCCGACACGTTCGGCGCCCGGTGCCGTGACGTCTGGCTGGTGACTGCCGGCGCCGAGAGCACCACCGCCGCGGACCCGTTGCCCGATCTGGCCCAGGCTGGACTGGCCGCGATGCACCGCTGCATCGGGTTCGAACACCCCGACCAGAACTTCCACCACCTGGACCTGCCGGCCGGAGCGACGGCCGGGATCGGTGCCGTCGACGTGATGCTGGACGCCACAGGCGAACTCGCCTTACGCGGCGACGGGGCGGTGTACCAACGCAGTCTCGGCGACGCGTCCGCCGCGCAACCATGGGAGCTCAGTTCGGGCGCACTCGACAACGTGGTGATCACCGGGGGCTCGGGAGCCATCGGGTTGAGCTACGCCCGCTTCCTGGCCGCACGCGGCGCCCGGCGGATCGTGCTGCTGAGCCGCCGCGGCGTCGACCCGGCCCTGGTGAACGACCTCGGTACCGAGATCATCGCACCAGCATGCGATCTGCGGGATTCCCGCCGACTTGCGGCCACGGCCGCCGACGTCGCCGGCGGTCCGGCGTCGCTGGTCATCCACGCCGCGGGCACCGCGATATTCGCCGATCGCACCGGCACCACCGGCGCCGCGCTGGCGGACATGGCGGCTGCCAAGATCGTCGGCCTGGAGGCGCTGACCCGCACCTGGCCGATGCGCGACGACGCCCGAATCCTGTTGTGCTCCTCGGTGACCGGCGTGTGGGGCGGAAAGGGTGTCGGCGGGTATGCGGCAGCCAACCGGATGCTCGACGTGATGGCTGCCAGGTTGCGCGCCGAAGGGCGCCATTGCACGGCCGTGCGCTTCGGTCTCTGGGAGGGCAGCGGCATCGTCGACGCCGCGGAGATCGCGCGGGTGGAGCGCACGGGACTGCGGCAGATGAGCCCCCAACTCGCCGTCGAGGCGAGCCTGGCGGATTTCTCGGGGGATCCGCTGGTGCTGGCCGCCGACCCGGAGCGGATGCGCACGTTCTTCGGCGAGACACCGGTGCAGACATCGGGGGAGACCGACACAGCTGCCGGTTCCACGCCGATGGCGCCGCCCGAGGCGGTACGCAGCCAGCTCGCGGCAGTGCTCGGAGCGGACTGCGCAGCACTGGATCTGGACTCATCGCTGTTCGATCTCGGGGTCGACTCGCTGCTCGCGCTGGATCTCCGTAAGCGTCTGAAACGGCTGACCGGCCACACCGTGCCGCTGGCGACACTGCTCGGCGGCATCACCGGTACGGATCTGATCGCCGGCCTATCAGAGAAAGTGAACTCTTTTCAGTGA
- a CDS encoding thioesterase II family protein, which produces MIGERHQLDLTPWIKRFPGETGTATIVFPHAGGAAAAYRGFASALSARGVDTYLVQYPQRGERLAHPAPETITDLAADVLGAADWSRLGQVRLFGHCMGALVGFEFAQLAARRGVTVRELWASASQAPSTVEGSRPVPTTDREMLADIIDLGGTDARLLEDEDFLELLLPAVRADYQAFNRYTCGRGARIDADIHVLGGHDDHRVEQNLLRQWEVHTTAAYTFTMFDGGHFYLDEHRDEVAELVSCT; this is translated from the coding sequence ATGATCGGCGAGCGCCACCAGCTGGACCTCACGCCGTGGATCAAAAGGTTCCCGGGGGAGACCGGCACCGCGACGATCGTGTTTCCGCATGCGGGCGGCGCCGCCGCGGCCTACCGCGGTTTCGCGTCGGCGTTGTCCGCCCGGGGCGTCGACACCTACCTCGTGCAGTATCCGCAGCGCGGCGAGCGGCTCGCCCATCCGGCGCCGGAGACGATCACCGACCTGGCGGCGGACGTCCTGGGCGCCGCCGACTGGTCCCGGCTCGGGCAGGTGCGGCTGTTCGGGCACTGCATGGGCGCTCTGGTCGGCTTCGAGTTCGCGCAACTGGCTGCGCGGCGCGGCGTCACCGTCCGCGAGTTGTGGGCCTCGGCGAGCCAGGCGCCGTCGACCGTCGAAGGTTCGCGACCGGTGCCCACCACTGACCGGGAGATGCTGGCCGACATCATCGACCTCGGCGGCACCGACGCGCGACTGCTGGAGGACGAAGACTTCCTCGAGCTGCTGCTGCCCGCGGTGCGCGCGGACTACCAGGCTTTCAACCGCTACACCTGCGGCCGTGGCGCGCGCATCGACGCCGACATCCACGTGCTCGGAGGCCACGACGATCATCGAGTCGAACAGAACCTGTTGCGGCAGTGGGAGGTTCACACCACGGCCGCGTACACCTTCACGATGTTCGACGGCGGGCACTTCTACCTCGACGAGCATCGGGACGAGGTCGCCGAGCTGGTGAGCTGCACATGA